The genomic interval CAGCGGGCGTTCGATCCAGCCGAACAACGCGTCGCCGCGCATCGGCGCACCGCGCATCACCTTGGCCAGGTACAGGCCCAGCGGCCACCCGAGCAGCAGCGCGAGCGCATAGACAAGCAATGTATCGATCATGGAAGCGGCACTCGGCTCAGAAATCTTCGGGACGCAAAATCACGTACAACAGGTAGCCGGCGGCGACGATCACCGCCACGCCGCAGATCAGCGATAGCCAGGTCGGCATGTCATCTCTCCTCGGGGTTCAAAAGCTGGCCTGCAGCGCGGCTTCGAAACGCGCGCCGGCCATGTCGGGGAACAGCCGCTCGGCGGCGCGATTGGTGTCGTGCGCGCTCAGCCGCAGCTCCAGCCCCGGTCCGCCCTGGCGGATGCCGGGCAAGGTGAACACGGCACTGACCAGTCCATGCGTGTAGCTGTCCGCGTAGCTGCGGGCGAGCCAGTAATGGCCCACCGCCGCCTCGACGCGGAAGCGGTCGTTGAACGGATAGCGCGCACCGAGCTGCGCGTAGGTGCCGCTGCTGTCGCTGGCCAACGCATCGTCGGACCAGCCCAACTGCGCCCACACGCGCTGCTTCCAGGTCACGGTGGCGCCCAACTCGGTCCAGTTCAGCGCGGCGGCCGAGGGGTATTGGTAGCGGGTCAGGTTCGCGTCCCAGGCCCAGTCCGGCGTCCACTGGCCACGCCAGCCGAGCACACCGTCGACTTCGATGCTGGCGTGCGGGGTGCCGTCGAACTTGATCGACGAGGCCCACAGCGATGCGTACGCACCGTTGTCGGCGGCCAAGGCCAGACCGGCCTGCACGGCCGGATCGCCATCGCTCTGGGTGCTGCCGCGCCAGACGTAGTCGCTGGTGAGCGTGGCGGTGCCGCTGACGCTGGCAGCCTGCGCGCAGGTCGCGCCAGCCAGCAGGGAAAGCGCTAACGCGCCGCGCGGCATGGGCCGGCGGGCGCTGCGGGAAAACGAGGAGAACATGACGCCAGATCCAGGGCGGAACCATTCCGCCGACCTGGTCATGTTCCGGCGCAGGGCCGTAAAGTCGCTATCGGCCGATGCCGGCCGCCGCGTAAATTCCGCGTAATTTCCGCAGTCGCGGCGTTACGGCGATGCGGGAAAGGCCGGCATTGCGCCGGCCTTTCCGTCAAGCGTACCTCAGTGCAGCGGCACGCTCAGGCTGGACGGCGCGGCCGCCGGCGAACTGAAGCTGACGCTGCCGCCGAAGCGGCTGGCCGAGGTGTAGCGCGGATCGGTGGTGTCCACTACCAGCACCAGGCGGTTGCCGGCCGGGATATCGGCAGCGGTCGCCTGCAACGGCAGGTCGATCGTGGTCGCTACGCCCGGGGTCGCGTTGCGCAGCGTGTACGGCGCGTGGCTCAGCAGTTGCGCCACGCCGAGTCCGTTCATGCTGTAGAGGTAGGCGAACAGCGACACATTGGTCTGGCTCGGGGTCACCGTCACCCGCAGCGACGGGCTGCCGGCCAGGCGCTTGGCGCTGGTGTACACCGGCCCGCTCCACACCGCCGCGCCGTTGCGATCCACCAGCGGGATCGAGGTGGTGACCGGCTGGCCCAGGCCCTGCAGCAGGCCGCTGACCAGCAGCACGCCCGAATCGGCCAGGGTCGGTACGCCGGTGGCGATGCCCTTGCTCCACCCGGTGCTGGTGCCGCTGCCCAGCGTTCCGGTCGCGATCAGGCCGCTCGGACGGGTCAGGCCGTAGCGGGTCGCGCCGGCCTGCACGCTGTTCCAGTCGGCGTAACGCAGCCAGGTGCCATTGAGCGTGGCCAATTGCACCGGCTGCTCGCTGTCCACGCCGTTGGCCTGGCCCTTGAGGTAATGGTCGAACCAGCGGGTGGCTTCCGTGTACACCTCGTTGGGCAGGCCGAGCGCGCCCGGCAGTTCGGCCGTGGCGTGATCGCCCTGGCTGAACATCAGGTGCTTGGGCACGCTCAGGCGGTTGTACAGGTCGATGTACTGGTTCGGCGGGAACAGGCCATCGTTGAACGCATTGGCCAGCAGCACCGCCGGGCCGTTGCGGTTGAGCGCCTGCACTTCGTTGATCACGCTGCGTTCGCCGGCCTTGGGCAGGAAGCCCTGCACCGCGCCGTCGTAGTCGCCGGCGGCGACGCGTGCGCTGATCTGCGCCAGGTCCGGTCCGGGTCGGCCGGTGATCGCACCGGAGGCCACCAGCAGGTCCACGCCCTGCTGGCTGACCGTGGTGTTGGCGTACAGCGAGGCCTGCAGGTCGGCCCAGCCGCTGAGTGCGGCCACCGCCTTGATCCGCGGGTCGCGCGCGGCGGCGAGCAGGCTGGTGCCGGCGCCGTAGGAGATGCCGGACACGCCGATCGCCTTGGCATCGGCCGGCGTGTTCGCCAGCGCCCAGTCGATCACCGTGCTGACGTCCTCCACCGTCGGCGCCCCGGCGATGTCGATCACGCCCGCCGAATCCCAGAACCCGCGCGAGGTGTAGCTGACCACCACGTAGCCGTTGCTGGCCAGTTCGCTGGCGCGGCCCACGTATTCCAGGTTGGGCAGCGACCAGCTGGCCGGCATCACCACCAGCGGGAACGGTCCGCTCCCCTGCCCCTGCGGCACCAGCACCAACGCGCCGAGCTTGGTGCCGTCGAAACTGGAGATGGTCTGGTACTGCTTGCTGAAACCGCCGGCGAAGGCTGTGGCGGAGAAGAACAGCATCGCGCACAGGGCGATGCAACGGGACACGGACATGCGCATGTACTGCCTCCCAAACGGCGCCGGGTCGGAATGGCCCAGCTGCCAGAAACGGTTACGGGCACGCGATGTGGGGATCGGGCGTGGCGACCATACCAGCAGGTACGGGACGATTTCACGCCGCAGTGCGGCACGGTATGGTCGCTCCTTTGTGTCCCCATTTAGCCCCTCTCCCACCGGGAGAGGATTTGGGATGAGGGTGCGGCGCGAAAGCGGCTCGCGGAGCTGGGTACACGAGGCTTCGCCCGTACCCTCGTCCGCCCTTCGGGCACCTTCTCCCGATGGGAGAAGGAAACAGCCGCTAGCCCCTCTCCCGCGGGGAGAGGATTTGGGATGAGGGTGCGGCGCGAAAGCCACTCGCGGAGCTGGGTATACGAGGCTTCGCCGGTACCCTCATCCGCCCTTCGGGCACGTTCTCCCGATGGGAGAAGGAAACAGCCGCTAGCCCCTCTCCCATCGGGAGAGGGGTTGGGGTGAGGGTACGGCGCGAAGCGGCTCGCGGATTTCGCTAGCCGGCGAAATGCTCGTAGCCACGCCGCGGCGGCTGCCAGGGCCGACCGTTCGCGTCGCGCACGACGATGCCGCCGCCGGCGACGATGCGGCCGATCGGCGTGGCCTCCTCACCGATCGCCTGCAACGCCCGCACGATGGCCGCGCGCTGCGCCGGCGCGGCGGTGAAGCACAGTTCGTAGTCGTCGCCGCCGCCCAGTTGCCAGGCGTGCACCTGCGCGGCGCTCGCCTGCGCCGGCGCGGCGACCGCCGGCAGCGCGTCCAGCCAGAGTTCGGCGCCGACCGCGCTGCGCGCGCAGATATGATCCAGATCCGCGAGCAGGCCGTCGGAAATGTCCACGCAGGCGTGCGCCAGCCCGCGTAGGCGCAGCCCGGCCTGTACCCGCGGCGAGGGCCGCAGCAGACGCTGGCGCAGGTGTTCGTGCACGGGATCGGCGGCGACCTGGGCCACATCCAGCCGCCCGGCCTGCCACAGCGCCAGCGCCGCGGCGGCCTCGCCCGGACGGCCGCTGACCCAGATCTCGTCGCCCGGCTGCGCGCCGTCGCGACGCAGCGCCGCGCCCGGCGCCACGCTGCCGATCGCGGTGACCGACAGCGACAGCGGCCCGCGCGTGGTGTCGCCGCCGGCCAGCACGATGCCGTGCGCATCGGCCAGCGC from Xanthomonas sp. DAR 34887 carries:
- a CDS encoding TorF family putative porin, which codes for MFSSFSRSARRPMPRGALALSLLAGATCAQAASVSGTATLTSDYVWRGSTQSDGDPAVQAGLALAADNGAYASLWASSIKFDGTPHASIEVDGVLGWRGQWTPDWAWDANLTRYQYPSAAALNWTELGATVTWKQRVWAQLGWSDDALASDSSGTYAQLGARYPFNDRFRVEAAVGHYWLARSYADSYTHGLVSAVFTLPGIRQGGPGLELRLSAHDTNRAAERLFPDMAGARFEAALQASF
- the thiL gene encoding thiamine-phosphate kinase — encoded protein: MPEFDLIERLRARIGTHADVPLGIGDDAALLQPPPGEHLAITADTLNAGVHFPLETAPADVGWKTLAVNLSDLAAMGAQPRWCTLSLSLPHEDAGWIDAFADGFFALADAHGIVLAGGDTTRGPLSLSVTAIGSVAPGAALRRDGAQPGDEIWVSGRPGEAAAALALWQAGRLDVAQVAADPVHEHLRQRLLRPSPRVQAGLRLRGLAHACVDISDGLLADLDHICARSAVGAELWLDALPAVAAPAQASAAQVHAWQLGGGDDYELCFTAAPAQRAAIVRALQAIGEEATPIGRIVAGGGIVVRDANGRPWQPPRRGYEHFAG
- a CDS encoding CocE/NonD family hydrolase gives rise to the protein MRMSVSRCIALCAMLFFSATAFAGGFSKQYQTISSFDGTKLGALVLVPQGQGSGPFPLVVMPASWSLPNLEYVGRASELASNGYVVVSYTSRGFWDSAGVIDIAGAPTVEDVSTVIDWALANTPADAKAIGVSGISYGAGTSLLAAARDPRIKAVAALSGWADLQASLYANTTVSQQGVDLLVASGAITGRPGPDLAQISARVAAGDYDGAVQGFLPKAGERSVINEVQALNRNGPAVLLANAFNDGLFPPNQYIDLYNRLSVPKHLMFSQGDHATAELPGALGLPNEVYTEATRWFDHYLKGQANGVDSEQPVQLATLNGTWLRYADWNSVQAGATRYGLTRPSGLIATGTLGSGTSTGWSKGIATGVPTLADSGVLLVSGLLQGLGQPVTTSIPLVDRNGAAVWSGPVYTSAKRLAGSPSLRVTVTPSQTNVSLFAYLYSMNGLGVAQLLSHAPYTLRNATPGVATTIDLPLQATAADIPAGNRLVLVVDTTDPRYTSASRFGGSVSFSSPAAAPSSLSVPLH
- a CDS encoding potassium-transporting ATPase subunit F, with product MPTWLSLICGVAVIVAAGYLLYVILRPEDF